The following proteins come from a genomic window of Salvia hispanica cultivar TCC Black 2014 chromosome 4, UniMelb_Shisp_WGS_1.0, whole genome shotgun sequence:
- the LOC125218606 gene encoding programmed cell death protein 2-like isoform X2: MTLGFAEEPRNPWSSRRQYFPSKAGGSPAWLDPINLPSGRSSLCDFCHEPLQFLLQVYAPLPEESTFHRTLFVFMCSSMPCLLRDQHEQWRRSPEVQSRSIKVFRCQLPRVNPFYSSEAPAEDGSQQPLTAGAMLCDWCQSWKGDKVCSSCRRVRYCSGNHQAAHWRSSSSSHRVLCQQLQPSGMESELAASNFLWPEYEITCEDESEFDEPISSENGSGNALVSRSRTEGSDGNLMNNFQASDDNSSWASFQERISSAPEQVLRYSSSSQAKPLWPVSSGRPSRADIPRCNHCGGTRAFEFQVLPQILYFFHVEDDRDSIDWATIAVYTCEASCEGGASYKEEFAWVQLASQSISHQ, encoded by the exons ATGACTTTAGGATTTGCGGAGGAGCCTAGAAATCCTTGGTCATCGCGCCGCCAATACTTCCCGAGTAAAGCTGGTGGTTCACcg GCATGGTTGGATCCCATTAATTTGCCTTCGGGAAGATCCAGTCTTTGTGATTTTTGCCATGAGCCTTTGCAGTTTCTGCTTCAG GTTTACGCGCCTTTGCCTGAGGAATCAACTTTTCACCGAACATTGTTCGTTTTCATGTGTTCGTCAATGCCCTGCCTTCTTCGTGATCAGCATGAGCAGTGGAGGCGATCTCCAGAAGTCCAGTCCAGAAG TATCAAGGTTTTTCGGTGCCAATTGCCACGGGTGAACCCCTTCTATTCTAGTGAGGCGCCTGCTGAAGATGGGAGCCAGCAGCCATTGACAGCTGGAG CAATGCTATGTGATTGGTGTCAGTCATGGAAAGGAGACAAAGTTTGTAGTAGCTGTAGAAGAGTGCGCTATTGTTCTGGGAATCACCAG GCTGCTCACTGGCGATCCAGTAGCTCAAGTCATAGAGTCCTATGCCAACAGTTGCAGCCGTCTGGCATGGAGTCTGAATTAG CTGCAAGCAATTTCCTGTGGCCCGAGTATGAGATCACATGTGAGGATGAGTCTGAATTTGATGAGCCAATATCCAGTGAAAATGGATCTGGTAATGCATTGGTTTCTAGAAGCCGGACAGAGGGTTCTGATGGAAATCTTATGAATAATTTCCAG GCATCTGATGACAACAGTAGTTGGGCATCTTTCCAAGAGAGAATATCTTCAGCTCCCGAACAAGTCTTAAG ATACTCTAGCTCCTCTCAAGCAAAGCCATTATGGCCCGTTTCTAGTGGCCGGCCGTCAAGAGCCGATATTCCTAGGTGCAACCATTGTGGCGGCACACGTGCTTTTGAATTTCAG GTTCTACCCCAGATACTCTACTTCTTCCATGTTGAAGACGACAGAGATTCTATCGACTGGGCCACCATCGCCGTTTACACATGTGAGGCCTCATGTGAAGGAGGTGCGAGTTACAAAGAGGAATTCGCTTGGGTTCAACTTGCTAGTCAGTCTATATCCCACCAATGA
- the LOC125218440 gene encoding COP9 signalosome complex subunit 2 — protein sequence MGSDADMEDYGFEYSDEEPEEQDVDIENQYYNSKGLVETDPEGALQGFAEVVRMEPEKAEWGFKALKQTVKLYYKLGRYKEMMDAYRDMLTYIKSAVTRNYSEKCINNIMDFISGSAGQNFNLLQEFYQTTLKALEEAKNERLWFKTNLKLCKIWFDIGEYGRMSKILKELHKSCQKEDGTDDQKKGTQLLEVYAIEIQMYTETKNNKKLKELYQKALSVKSAIPHPRIMGIIRECGGKMHMAERQWPDAATDFFEAFKNYDEAGNQRRIQCLKYLVLANMLMESEVNPFDGQEAKPYKNDPEILAMTNLIAAYQRNEILEFEKILKSNRRTIMDDPFIRNYIEDLLKNVRTQVLLKLIKPYTRIRIPFISKELNVPEKDVEELLVSLILDNRITGHIDQVNRLLERGDRSKGMKKYTAIDKWNTQLKSLYQTVGNRVC from the exons ATGGGTTCCG ATGCTGATATGGAGGATTACGGCTTCGAATACTCCGACGAGGAGCCCGAGGAACAGGACGTTGATATTGAAAATCAGTATTACAACTCTAAAG GGTTAGTCGAAACAGACCCTGAAGGGGCGCTTCAAGGTTTTGCAGAAGTGGTGCGTATGGAGCCAGAGAAAGCCGAATG GGGATTCAAAGCTTTAAAACAAACTGTTAAACTTTACTACAAGCTCGGGAGGTACAAGGAAATGATGGATGCCTACAGGGATATGTTAACTTACATCAAGTCTGCCGTCACTCGAAATTACAGtgaaaaatgcataaataataTCATGGATTTTATCTCTGGATCTGCTGGTCAGAACTTCAATCTGCTGCAAGAGTTTTACCAAACGACCCTGAAGGCCCTTGAAGAGGCAAAGAACGAG CGGTTATGGTTCAAGACGAATCTAAAGTTGTGTAAAATATGGTTTGATATAGGTGAATATGGGCGGATGAGTAAG ATTTTGAAGGAACTTCATAAATCTTGTCAAAAAGAAGATGGTACTGATGATCAAAAGAAGGGCACACAATTGTTGGAAGTGTATGCAATTGAAATCCAAATGTACACtgaaactaaaaacaataaaaaactGAAG GAATTATATCAAAAGGCGCTATCTGTCAAATCTGCAATCCCTCATCCAAGAATCATGGGTATTATTCGAGAATGTGGTGGAAAAATGCACATGGCAGAGCGACAATGGCCGGATGCAGCCACTGATTTCTTTGAAGCTTTCAAGAACTATGATGAAGCTGGGAACCAGAGGCGCATCCAATGCCTAAA GTACTTGGTTCTAGCAAATATGCTGATGGAATCAGAAGTCAATCCCTTTGATGGTCAAGAGGCAAAGCC ATACAAAAATGACCCTGAGATTCTAGCAATGACAAACCTAATCGCAGCATACCAAAGGAATGAGATTTTGgagtttgaaaaaattttgaag AGTAACAGGAGGACAATTATGGATGATCCTTTTATTCGCAATTACATTGAAGATCTCTTAAAGAATGTGAGAACACAAGTGCTGCTCAAACTCATCAAGCCTTACACAAGGATTCGGATCCCCTTCATATCAAAG GAGCTTAACGTCCCAGAGAAGGACGTTGAAGAGTTGTTGGTATCGCTTATTTTGGATAATCGGATTACTGGGCATATTGATCAAGTGAATCGGCTATTGGAGCGTGGTGACAG ATCAAAAGGAATGAAGAAGTACACTGCAATAGACAAATGGAACACACAGCTAAAATCACTATATCAAACTGTTGGAAACAGAGTATGTTGA
- the LOC125218606 gene encoding programmed cell death protein 2-like isoform X1, with amino-acid sequence MDTDFESLQISSLSEVDEGNVVEDADSDEIDDDEEDQIPMTLGFAEEPRNPWSSRRQYFPSKAGGSPAWLDPINLPSGRSSLCDFCHEPLQFLLQVYAPLPEESTFHRTLFVFMCSSMPCLLRDQHEQWRRSPEVQSRSIKVFRCQLPRVNPFYSSEAPAEDGSQQPLTAGAMLCDWCQSWKGDKVCSSCRRVRYCSGNHQAAHWRSSSSSHRVLCQQLQPSGMESELAASNFLWPEYEITCEDESEFDEPISSENGSGNALVSRSRTEGSDGNLMNNFQASDDNSSWASFQERISSAPEQVLRYSSSSQAKPLWPVSSGRPSRADIPRCNHCGGTRAFEFQVLPQILYFFHVEDDRDSIDWATIAVYTCEASCEGGASYKEEFAWVQLASQSISHQ; translated from the exons ATGGACACTGATTTCGAATCTTTGCAGATATCATCTCTCAGTGAGGTGGATGAGGGCAACGTCGTAGAGGATGCAGACAGTGATGAAATTGACGACGATGAAGAGGACCAGATTCCTATGACTTTAGGATTTGCGGAGGAGCCTAGAAATCCTTGGTCATCGCGCCGCCAATACTTCCCGAGTAAAGCTGGTGGTTCACcg GCATGGTTGGATCCCATTAATTTGCCTTCGGGAAGATCCAGTCTTTGTGATTTTTGCCATGAGCCTTTGCAGTTTCTGCTTCAG GTTTACGCGCCTTTGCCTGAGGAATCAACTTTTCACCGAACATTGTTCGTTTTCATGTGTTCGTCAATGCCCTGCCTTCTTCGTGATCAGCATGAGCAGTGGAGGCGATCTCCAGAAGTCCAGTCCAGAAG TATCAAGGTTTTTCGGTGCCAATTGCCACGGGTGAACCCCTTCTATTCTAGTGAGGCGCCTGCTGAAGATGGGAGCCAGCAGCCATTGACAGCTGGAG CAATGCTATGTGATTGGTGTCAGTCATGGAAAGGAGACAAAGTTTGTAGTAGCTGTAGAAGAGTGCGCTATTGTTCTGGGAATCACCAG GCTGCTCACTGGCGATCCAGTAGCTCAAGTCATAGAGTCCTATGCCAACAGTTGCAGCCGTCTGGCATGGAGTCTGAATTAG CTGCAAGCAATTTCCTGTGGCCCGAGTATGAGATCACATGTGAGGATGAGTCTGAATTTGATGAGCCAATATCCAGTGAAAATGGATCTGGTAATGCATTGGTTTCTAGAAGCCGGACAGAGGGTTCTGATGGAAATCTTATGAATAATTTCCAG GCATCTGATGACAACAGTAGTTGGGCATCTTTCCAAGAGAGAATATCTTCAGCTCCCGAACAAGTCTTAAG ATACTCTAGCTCCTCTCAAGCAAAGCCATTATGGCCCGTTTCTAGTGGCCGGCCGTCAAGAGCCGATATTCCTAGGTGCAACCATTGTGGCGGCACACGTGCTTTTGAATTTCAG GTTCTACCCCAGATACTCTACTTCTTCCATGTTGAAGACGACAGAGATTCTATCGACTGGGCCACCATCGCCGTTTACACATGTGAGGCCTCATGTGAAGGAGGTGCGAGTTACAAAGAGGAATTCGCTTGGGTTCAACTTGCTAGTCAGTCTATATCCCACCAATGA
- the LOC125218954 gene encoding GDP-mannose transporter GONST1-like isoform X2, whose amino-acid sequence MLVTSMFSLKYINVAMVTVLKNVTNVMTAVGEMYLFNKHHDNRVWAALFLMIISAISGGFTDLSFDATGYTWQLINCLLTASYSLTLRKVMDTAKQVTKSGELNEFSMVMLNNSLSLPLGVMLVCGFKEVDYLVETPLLRSGWFWVVMTFSGLLGLAISFTSMWFLHQTGATTYSLVGSLNKIPLSVAGILLFKVPTSLENSASILFGLLAGVLFARAKMR is encoded by the exons ATGCTTGTTACGAGTATGTTTAG TCTAAAATACATAAATGTGGCTATGGTTACGGTTCTGAAGAATGTGACGAACGTGATGACTGCTGTTGGAGAAATGTATCTATTTAACAAGCACCACGATAACAGAGTATGGGCAGCCCTTTTCTTAATG ATAATCTCAGCAATATCGGGAGGATTCACTGATCTGTCGTTTGATGCGACTGGATACACGTGGCAGTTGATCAATTGTTTGTTGACAGCTTCTTACTCC TTGACATTGCGTAAGGTGATGGATACAGCGAAGCAAGTGACTAAATCGGGAGAGCTGAATGAATTCTCGATGGTGATGCTAAACAATAGCCTGTCATTGCCTCTAGGAGTTATGCTTGTTTGTGGCTTCAAGGAGGTGGATTATCTTGTAGAAAC GCCATTGTTGAGATCGGGTTGGTTCTGGGTTGTGATGACGTTTAGCGGATTGTTGGGTCTAGCCATCAGCTTCACCTCGATGTGGTTTCTCCATCAAACGGGAGCTACGACATACAG CTTGGTGGGGTCCCTAAACAAGATACCGCTCTCCGTTGCCGGAATTCTCCTATTCAAAGTGCCTACCAGCTTGGAAAATTCTGCTAGCATTCTCTTTG gTTTGTTGGCAGGAGTGCTTTTTGCAAGAGCCAAAATGCGTTGA
- the LOC125218954 gene encoding GDP-mannose transporter GONST1-like isoform X1 produces MESPCEERGIASHHLNGSMDQVSSPISRAIASRSTLGVKINNDEIDVENGRFEKDRERGFQSRRRPALHNQALLSGISYCLSSCGMILVNKYVLSSYDFNAGISLMLYQNFVAVVVVSGLSIFGIIKTEPLTWRLIKVWLPVNVIFVGMLVTSMFSLKYINVAMVTVLKNVTNVMTAVGEMYLFNKHHDNRVWAALFLMIISAISGGFTDLSFDATGYTWQLINCLLTASYSLTLRKVMDTAKQVTKSGELNEFSMVMLNNSLSLPLGVMLVCGFKEVDYLVETPLLRSGWFWVVMTFSGLLGLAISFTSMWFLHQTGATTYSLVGSLNKIPLSVAGILLFKVPTSLENSASILFGLLAGVLFARAKMR; encoded by the exons ATGGAATCTCCATGCGAAGAAAGAGGCATTGCAAGTCACCATTTGAATGGCTCTATGGATCAGGTGTCGAGTCCAATTAGTAGAGCAATAGCCAGCAG ATCTACTTTAGGGGTGAAGATAAACAATGATGAGATTGACGTGGAGAATGGGAGGTTCGAAAAGGACAGAGAACGAGGATTTCAAAGTAGAAGAAGGCCGGCATTACACAACCAAGCGTTGCTATCTGGCATCTCCTACTGCCTTTCCTCGTGCGGAATGATACTGGTTAACAAGTATGTCCTCTCCAGTTATGACTTTAATGCCGGAATATCTTTGATGCTCTACCAG AATTTTGTAGCAGTAGTTGTTGTCTCAGGTTTAAGTATCTTTGGCATAATCAAAACGGAACCGCTCACGTGGAGATTGATCAAGGTCTGGTTGCCCGTCAATGTTATATTTGTTGGGATGCTTGTTACGAGTATGTTTAG TCTAAAATACATAAATGTGGCTATGGTTACGGTTCTGAAGAATGTGACGAACGTGATGACTGCTGTTGGAGAAATGTATCTATTTAACAAGCACCACGATAACAGAGTATGGGCAGCCCTTTTCTTAATG ATAATCTCAGCAATATCGGGAGGATTCACTGATCTGTCGTTTGATGCGACTGGATACACGTGGCAGTTGATCAATTGTTTGTTGACAGCTTCTTACTCC TTGACATTGCGTAAGGTGATGGATACAGCGAAGCAAGTGACTAAATCGGGAGAGCTGAATGAATTCTCGATGGTGATGCTAAACAATAGCCTGTCATTGCCTCTAGGAGTTATGCTTGTTTGTGGCTTCAAGGAGGTGGATTATCTTGTAGAAAC GCCATTGTTGAGATCGGGTTGGTTCTGGGTTGTGATGACGTTTAGCGGATTGTTGGGTCTAGCCATCAGCTTCACCTCGATGTGGTTTCTCCATCAAACGGGAGCTACGACATACAG CTTGGTGGGGTCCCTAAACAAGATACCGCTCTCCGTTGCCGGAATTCTCCTATTCAAAGTGCCTACCAGCTTGGAAAATTCTGCTAGCATTCTCTTTG gTTTGTTGGCAGGAGTGCTTTTTGCAAGAGCCAAAATGCGTTGA
- the LOC125221833 gene encoding calmodulin-like codes for MAVQLTDEQISEFKEAFSLFDKDGDGCITTKELGTVMRSLGQNPTEAELQDMINEVDADGNGTIDFPEFLNLMARKMKDTDSEEELKEAFRVFDKDQNGFISAAELRHVMTNLGEKLTDEEVDEMIREADVDGDGQINYEEFVKVMMAKKRQQRIKSSKRGMEKEYGNGNSIKNGGRKRGKLRECMIL; via the exons ATGGCGGTTCAGCTCACCGACGAACAGATCTCCGAATTCAAGGAAGCCTTCTCTCTATTTGATAAGGATGGCGACG GTTGCATCACCACGAAGGAGTTGGGAACTGTGATGCGTTCTTTGGGGCAGAACCCGACTGAGGCTGAGCTCCAGGATATGATTAATGAGGTTGATGCTGATGGTAATGGGACTATTGACTTCCCTGAGTTCCTCAACCTGATGGCTCGCAAGATGAAGGACACTGATTCTGAGGAGGAACTCAAGGAAGCTTTTAGGGTCTTCGACAAGGACCAGAATGGATTCATATCTGCAGCTGAGCTCCGCCATGTGATGACAAATCTCGGGGAGAAGTTAACCGACGAGGAAGTTGATGAGATGATCCGTGAGGCTGATGTGGATGGCGATGGCCAGATCAACTACGAGGAGTTCGTCAAGGTCATGATGGCCAA AAAGAGGCAACAAAGGATTAAATCAAGCAAGAGAGGTATGGAGAAAGAGTATGGCAATGGGAATTCTATCAAAAACGGCGGACGCAAAAGAGGCAAACTTCGTGAATGTATGATTCTCTAA